The Silene latifolia isolate original U9 population chromosome X, ASM4854445v1, whole genome shotgun sequence genome contains the following window.
TAGAGGAGAAAACGAGGGTGGGTATAGATTACTACTGCATCACAGACTAGAAGTTCTATTTCCCTTAAAAGGAGAAATGTTTAAGCTGGATGATGGTTCcaagtctgagtctgagtctgagtctgcgTCCGAGTCTGATAAGAGTCCTAAGTtcgagtctaaggagtcaggtgtcaAAGCCACCCCCTCCCAAGTATTTCCTTTCGATGCACCCCTTTCTAATTATGGTATCCTGAGGCCTGTCTTGGGTACCTCCATTGTCTCGCCACTGACCTatgatcagttggctcaaatgttagcctATTTCACGCAGtttcaaattaataataataagatgaaccagtttgcttacgacttgttttatttacattgaagttcaatttttgaaaataattgtttTAGTAATGACATTGAGAATGAGGCCGAAGGCGAGCaggttgaagaagaagaagaagaggaggtagAACCACCTCCACAATTGGTTAGAGGGTTAGAAGAATATGATCAAAGAAACTCGGTGATCGAAGATACCAAAACTATCAATGTGGGAACCACCCTTTGAACCACATGAGCTTAAGATAGGAACAACCTTAAATCCTGTTTTCGCATGGTCTTACAAAGTCATGCCAGAAATTGCGAGGAAAATTGCAGAGCAAAGGATTCCGatcaaaccagggttcaaaccAGTAAAGTAGAAGCTACACAAAATGCGTTTGGAATGGTCTTTAAAGGTTAAGGAAGAAATTGATAAACAGCttaaagtcgggttcatcaaggtgtcagacTATTCGGATTGGGTCGCCAATGTAGTGCGAGTAACGAAAAAGGATGGTAAGGTTCGCGTGTGTGTGGACTTTCGGGACCTGAACAAAGCTAGTCTGAAGGACGACTTTCCATTCCCTCACATCGATatcttggttgacaataccgcAAATCATGCATtactgtccttcatggatggatatgccggttacaatcagattaagatggtCCAGGAAGACATGAATAAGATAACATTTACGtcacaatggggaacctattgttacacaGTAATGCGTTTCGGTTTGATAAATGTCGGGGCGACGTACCAGAGAACGGCAACGACGTTGTTACACaaaatgatgcacaaagaagttgacgtttatgtcgatgacatgatggTTAATTCAAAGGAACGTAGTGGTCATCTTGGGGCGCTACGAAAATTCTTTCAAAGATTGCGAAAGTATAATATGAGACTGAATCCGCAGAAGTGTGCTTTCGGGGTCACCTCTGGCAAACCGTTGGGTCATATCGTTAGCCACTGTGGCATCGAAGTAGACCCATCAACGATCAAAACTATTATGGAAATGCCCCATCCCGAGACCGAGAAAGAAATTCGAAGTTTCCTAGGAAGAGTTCAATAAATAAGCCGTTTCGTCGCGAAGTTGACGAGGATTTGTGAACCAATCATCAAGAAACCGAAGGTCGGAGAACATGAAATGTGGGATGACCAGTTTCAGGCCGCGTTCGATAAAATAAAGGAAGTGTTGTCTTCTCTGCCAGTTTTAGGCCCACCAGTAGTCGGGCTGCCATTATCACTATATCTAACTGTTACAGATACAGCGATGGGGGCTATGTTACCCCAAACAGTcgacaaagaagaaagagctatttactacatCAGTAAAAAGTTCTTAGACTATGAAGTAAAGTATACACCTCTTGTAAAGACGTGTTTGACCCTAGTCTGGGCAACGAAGAAATTaagacattacatgcttagctacagtGTGAGTgtctactccaaaatggatccgatCAAGTACTTGTTTAAAAACCTAATGCTAAATGAAAGAATGTCGAGGTGGACCCTCATGttatcagagttcgatctcaaatatgtacttTTTAAAGTgatcaagggaagggcggttgtCGATTTCCACGCCGACAATCCAATCAAAGAAACATAAGTCGTctacacttggtcatttcccgacgaagaCGTGGTACAGgttgagaatgacgtatgggatttgtatttcgatggagcatcgaactatatgGGATATGGAGTGGGAATTCTTCTTATCTCACCAACAGGTGAACACGTGCCCGTATCCATCAAACTGGATTTCAATGTCACaaacaacgccgctgaatatgaagcatatTTGCTTGGTTTACGCAGTGCTCTTGACTTGGGTGTCAAGAAGTTGTTAGGACCTGAAGACTCGTCCCTAGTGATAAATCAAGTGGGTGGGTCATGGAAAATTAAGAGCCAAATTTTGGCCCCATATCAAACCAGAATCGAAGAATTTGAGAAGTACTTCGAGGATATTCGATATGTTCACCTCCCGAGAGAGGAAAATCAGTTTTCAGATGCGTTGTCTAAGCTAGCCGACCAAATCAACATTCTCGAACACATAGACAGTATGCCAATATGTCTCAAACGAAGATCATCACCGGCCTATGTGAATACAatcgatgataccgaggatggtGAAACTGAACCCTGGTACACAGCCATTTTGAAATTCAAGGAAACAGGAGAGTAGCCTCCCGACCTTGACATGCGTGGGAAGCGGGCTCTGCGAATGTTATCCGCCCAATTCATCAGGACCAATGATGGGTATTTGTACAAAAAGACGGCTAAAGGTGTTTTGTTGCGATGCATCGATAAACCGACAGCTGAAAAGGTTATGGAGGAAGTCCATGACGGTGAATGTTgcaacacccccatttatttaggagcctttagctagacattcccaaataaataggactgttaccctctcggtttcccgaggtagtgaataacaaagtacaacaataccaaagtactttaaattaaaaattagcgatcacatgtttattacaaatgaATCAACTAacacttaatataaaaatatttacaactcgcagcagaaataaataaagtgatataattaatctatgtgatctagacttcaactatggtccatgtcgagctctcatcccattgctcccaagtcagctaatcttttgtacctatcaaatctgctccccataaaacggttcaccgcaggtgtttaCGAATACACAGTAagccgcgaggttgagtaggaataaatactaacaacaaaaacatacgataaataatccaatttcctttttcattacacaactccctgacaacgtgctcctttcttttacttacACATtgcactaatcatcccgccaatccctggccgaggcagcctcaacccgaaggtgagtaaacacacactacattaccaaaaggtaatgtctgcctcaacatatagttgagtaatatccactagatggcctgcagaccaatctggggcctgcctcgagtaattACGATTTtaaatcgtctgccagaataaatctgaaatacgtcacccgaaggctcttaccatgacgtctgccaatataaccttaataataatatacatcaccacgaagggatgtttgccagtattaaactgaataaccaatgcaataacagtaactccatcataactaatccaaccaacatatacaatataacttatcccttccaacaatttcaatgatatcaaccaacataattctcatatgatcaatataaatcatccaacaaacattatcgggtaaaagttgagtaggatttatccctacctggcaagcgattccaattaagcagcttaagcaatccaaataattaaagcaatccaaatataattcttcacaaccgtcacctaatcaaaatatcataattcaatttaatttaattatttatttatcccGTTTAGTATATAAATTATTCAAatcaatttatttattataattattacggTATTAAAACCTGCTTACAAAATAAACCCGAGTCACCCGAATTACCCACTTAAAACCCGTCAAAAAACAAACACACAAAACCTCCAATACATGGTTTAGAAACCGTGTACACACCCTCCTATAAACACACCCAAAACCGACACCACTGACCACCACGACTACCACCCAGTTAGCCAACCTCTTCCCTACACCACGGCCCATCCAATAATCCCCTAACCACCCATCAAACCACCCCCGGCAGCCCAGAAACGCACGCCCTAAACACCTGATACCAACAGCACTCCATTCAACCCATGTCCCAAAACAGACCAACCCCGACAACCACGCCCAACCTCACCACCTCCAGCCACCACCATTCTCACCCCTAGTCCATGACGATTCTAAAGCTACCCTCCAACCTCACCCACGGTTAGAAATGCGACCCCGATGCTTGTCTTAAAACAGCTGCGTCAAAACCCCTGCTCTCCCCTGTTCTTTGCGATTTCCGGCCACCACCCGCACAAACCACCACCTGCCACCACCCAGACACCACCACCCAGACCACCCATTGTCCACCATCACAACCAACCCTTTCCCAGGTCACGACGGGTCGAAATAAGGGTTCAACTACCCATCCAAAACCCACGGTCAAACCCGCAGCACCCCTGCTGACCAACCATCTTTAGCCGTCTCAAAACAACCCTAACCctagtcaacgacggtcaataaTGGTCAGGTATTAATCTTGGCAGTCCAAGGTTGCTCTAGGTCCAAatcccgagtcctatggtggtctaattatcgagttataatatgctaaagtatatacataagacggtctgaaatattaccttgaggcgattaattggttttgttaattcttcttctttccgtctcctaaagctcctcctatttaatttgtgatttatttctcagatataatagggtatttatagggtagtgatacgtgcctaatatatagtctttttggcctatttctgcacgtatttctatgcatttctatactatttttatggtattttgccccgaattggctaatttggtgtattttgtcctttttgtaggaatgttcgtgaaagtagtggaaccatatccCTTTctgccctttttgcatgcatttagaggagacgggattgtcccagagtaagatactgcacttggaagcgtcatggcacgcactacgaggcacttgggtgaagactgagctgaaatgaagacacagtcactcgatcgaggagtttaccagtcgatcgagtggttcctacacccccctgatgctcgatcgagaggtttcccagtcgatcgagtaagctgcaccgagactagtcctcgatcgagtaacctgatggtcgatcgagtattctttgctgagaagttggtcgatcgagtggtttaatccactcgatcgagaggttttcacgggcatgggctttttatgcagtccgtgtgtttaattatttcgctaaacattgtttgtttttctatttaaacctaagttaattaggttattagaacCTTTTTTATCTATCTTTCATACTAAAAAAACTTCTACTAGAACCCTTAGTACGTAGCTTTTTCTTCGACTGCTACCTTTATTTTCGGATTATTATCGATCGGattcagtgttctttacgccggatttgctcagattgtaatccttcctttctctttattaataataatcgcttgttgctttaatttcttgtttatgttatcattctcccttgccctaatttcctttattgcattttattgttatttcattatgtcttcacTTTGGGAACCTAATtctttgttagattaattacgaacatgagtaaCTAAACCCTTTCaagttgggattagggaatctgcggtaggaaaatgccgatgtagtgaatgaattagatgaactaataagagactctgtcactatagcaatttaactgtaattcccgacctagttgagtgcacgcttctatgtcacccattaaactggctataattaatcctggatcgaaagattggactaaataggcctgctataaacagtagactgccctaatgaggacgaaagttaagttagtggtattttaggataggaagtggaccgaaaggaccttctaacatccgtctcacattagttcgcctgagtcatttactgctgagttgttggactaccgtagtgaaccgaaatcccgacatgtccctctcttcttgatagttaaatcgtaatttattgcttttattactcttagtttagaatcaaatttaatcaaaccccccaattgttaccataggattagaatagacagctataattacattacctccctgtggattcgatactcgactgcctctgctatattttagttgagaccgttaggttttatatttgatagggttgcgatagccgtgtcaaattttggcgccgttgccggggaggca
Protein-coding sequences here:
- the LOC141617622 gene encoding uncharacterized protein LOC141617622 translates to MGYGVGILLISPTGEHVPVSIKLDFNVTNNAAEYEAYLLGLRSALDLGVKKLLGPEDSSLVINQVGGSWKIKSQILAPYQTRIEEFEKYFEDIRYVHLPREENQFSDALSKLADQINILEHIDSMPICLKRRSSPAYVNTIDDTEDGETEPWYTAILKFKETGE